Proteins encoded within one genomic window of Deinococcus depolymerans:
- a CDS encoding DUF664 domain-containing protein, translated as MSSTLITDRPGFTPMIARLIGMMTYTRETTLEAVQGWTIKELDLIPDGHANSAGMLLAHMAAVERIYQLISDGHPHPDSALEAHHWPGLNLGQQGRAELRGRPLRHYLEELARVRAGTLELLAARDDAWLDEPLPLWGGTGNRHFMWFHVFEDELSHRGQLRLLRRHQPGLQGLGLTGAWLEPLAEGRGVRCRVAHEGSPAEQAGLRGGDEIVAIDGLDVQDVHFHELRLGAAPGVSSTYRVQRGPDTLDLTVTRVARPG; from the coding sequence ATGTCCTCCACGCTGATCACAGACCGGCCCGGTTTCACACCCATGATCGCCCGACTGATCGGCATGATGACGTACACGCGCGAGACGACCCTGGAGGCCGTGCAGGGCTGGACGATCAAGGAACTGGACCTGATCCCGGACGGGCACGCGAACAGCGCCGGGATGCTGCTGGCGCACATGGCGGCGGTGGAACGCATCTACCAGCTGATCAGTGACGGTCACCCGCACCCGGACAGCGCGCTGGAAGCCCACCACTGGCCGGGCCTGAACCTCGGCCAGCAGGGCCGCGCGGAGCTCCGGGGGCGGCCCCTGCGGCACTACCTGGAGGAACTGGCCCGGGTGCGCGCCGGGACGCTGGAACTCCTGGCCGCGCGGGACGACGCGTGGCTGGACGAACCGCTGCCACTGTGGGGCGGCACGGGAAACCGGCATTTCATGTGGTTCCACGTGTTCGAGGATGAGCTGAGCCACCGCGGCCAGCTGCGGCTGCTGCGGCGGCACCAGCCGGGGTTGCAGGGGCTGGGCCTGACGGGCGCGTGGCTGGAACCGCTCGCGGAGGGGCGCGGCGTGCGCTGCCGCGTGGCGCATGAGGGCAGTCCGGCCGAACAGGCAGGCCTGCGCGGCGGGGATGAGATCGTGGCGATTGACGGCCTGGACGTGCAGGACGTCCACTTCCACGAGTTGCGGCTGGGCGCCGCGCCGGGCGTGAGCAGCACCTACCGCGTGCAGCGCGGGCCGGACACCCTGGATCTGACGGTGACGCGGGTGGCGCGGCCCGGGTGA
- a CDS encoding S8 family serine peptidase, whose protein sequence is MRLPVPLLCAVTASLLLSACGSSDAPPAPPVPAPGPVCAQQTAGAAVQVQAVPAAAVGAPDWTAPHVPGRVLLLGGGTLSAQAVTTLSGVVTQTVTDGVRLAFTPAGTDDRAFAVKLEQAGLRTQPDFLYAPLANPNDPGVPGNAGVPIAGVGTFTQSYLTRVRAPQAWTFLQGCGKTPVAAKTAILDSKVEAGHPDLTGRVAGSASFLSPEAGGSDTSTGHGTASAGLVGAATNNGRGVAGVTWSGPLLAVEVLGASGGSTSDLASGLDEAVRQGAKVINMSLGLAGDPGDAVLARALTDAAKSAVLVAAAGNTAGDGVYYPASHPDVIAVGAVAQNDGQLACYSARPSSARPRPLNIVAPGGAGNCAGATNAAQMLILAPGGGYALGAGTSFAAPLVSGVAALMRAANPALSAADTRARLLASVNSASGQPLLDADAAVRAATR, encoded by the coding sequence ATGCGTCTGCCTGTGCCCCTGCTGTGTGCTGTGACCGCCTCGCTGCTGCTGTCGGCCTGCGGGAGCAGTGACGCCCCGCCGGCCCCCCCCGTACCCGCGCCCGGCCCTGTCTGCGCCCAGCAGACGGCGGGCGCGGCTGTGCAGGTGCAGGCCGTTCCGGCCGCAGCGGTGGGCGCACCGGACTGGACGGCGCCGCACGTGCCGGGGCGGGTGCTGCTGCTGGGCGGTGGAACCCTGAGTGCCCAGGCGGTCACGACCCTGTCAGGCGTGGTGACGCAGACCGTCACGGACGGCGTGCGGCTGGCCTTCACACCGGCCGGCACGGACGACCGGGCGTTCGCCGTGAAACTGGAACAGGCCGGGCTGCGAACCCAGCCGGACTTCCTGTACGCGCCGCTGGCGAACCCGAACGATCCGGGCGTACCGGGCAACGCGGGCGTGCCCATCGCGGGCGTGGGAACCTTCACGCAGTCGTACCTGACGCGCGTACGCGCCCCGCAGGCGTGGACGTTCCTGCAGGGGTGCGGCAAGACGCCGGTCGCCGCGAAGACCGCCATCCTGGACTCGAAGGTGGAGGCGGGGCACCCGGACCTGACCGGCCGCGTGGCGGGCAGCGCGTCGTTCCTCAGCCCGGAGGCGGGTGGGTCCGACACGAGCACCGGGCACGGCACCGCGTCGGCGGGACTGGTGGGCGCCGCCACGAACAACGGGCGCGGCGTGGCGGGCGTCACATGGAGCGGGCCGTTGCTGGCCGTGGAGGTGCTGGGCGCGTCGGGCGGCAGCACCAGCGACCTCGCCAGTGGCCTGGATGAGGCGGTCCGGCAGGGCGCGAAGGTCATCAACATGAGCCTGGGTCTGGCCGGCGATCCCGGTGACGCCGTGCTGGCCCGGGCACTCACGGACGCCGCGAAGAGCGCCGTGCTGGTCGCCGCCGCCGGGAACACCGCCGGGGACGGCGTGTACTACCCGGCCAGTCACCCGGACGTGATCGCCGTGGGCGCCGTCGCGCAGAACGACGGGCAGCTGGCCTGCTACAGCGCCCGACCCAGCAGCGCCCGGCCCCGACCGCTGAACATCGTCGCGCCCGGCGGGGCCGGCAACTGCGCCGGAGCCACGAACGCGGCGCAGATGCTGATCCTCGCGCCGGGCGGCGGGTACGCGCTCGGCGCAGGCACCAGTTTCGCCGCGCCGCTCGTCAGTGGAGTGGCCGCCCTGATGCGCGCCGCGAATCCTGCCCTGAGCGCCGCGGATACGAGAGCGCGCCTGCTGGCCAGCGTGAACAGCGCCAGTGGCCAGCCCCTGCTGGACGCGGACGCCGCCGTCAGGGCCGCCACGCGCTGA
- the acnA gene encoding aconitate hydratase AcnA produces the protein MAMNLFGARDTLTTQSGQKLYYYNLNKLQEQGHDISRLPVSIKVLLESVLREANDYDVRREDVATVAGWKPVNEEVEIPFKPARVILQDFTGVPAVVDLAAMRSAMVKLGGDPSKINPLIPVDLVIDHSVQVDEFGTDFALANNMALEFERNRERYEFLRWGQQAFDNFGVVPPASGIVHQVNLEYLAKGVQSRPEDDGVVVYPDSLVGTDSHTTMINGLGIVGWGVGGIEAEAVMLGQPIYMLMPEVIGFKITGAMPEGATATDLALRVTEMLRAKGVVGKFVEFYGAGLSNMTLPDRATIANMAPEYGATMGFFPVDDEALRYLRRTGRLETEIELVEAYYKAQGMYRTDETPDPVFTDTIELDLGTIVPSLAGPKRPQDRVDLSSMHTVFNEALTAPVKARGFELPADKLGAQGTITGTDLKIGHGAVTLASITSCTNTSNPSVLIAAGLVAKKAVELGLDSKPWVKTSLAPGSRVVTEYLEAAGLQTYLDQIGFNTVGYGCMTCIGNSGPLPEPTVDAINEGDLVVASVLSGNRNFEGRVNPHIKANYLASPPLVVAYALAGTVVNDIVNDPIGTGKDGQPVYLRDVWPTTAEIQQVMDQAINADMFKKVYDGIEKSNQDWNAIPVAEGALYDWKEDSTYIQNPPFFDNLAGGPSDIVSIEGARALVKVGDSVTTDHISPAGSFKSDTPAGKFLTERGILPKDFNSYGSRRGNDRIMTRGTFANIRLKNQLAPGTEGGFTTDFTTGQVSSIYDASVNYKASNIPLVIFAGKDYGMGSSRDWAAKGTFLLGVKAVIAESFERIHRSNLVGMGVLPLQYKNGETAESLGINGDETFDVILPGDLKPRQDVDVKITTADGQSRTITVQCRIDTPVEIDYYKNGGILQTVLRGILAKSNEVKA, from the coding sequence ATGGCGATGAACCTTTTCGGCGCGCGCGACACGCTCACCACGCAAAGCGGCCAGAAACTCTACTACTACAACCTCAACAAACTCCAGGAGCAGGGCCATGACATCAGCCGCCTGCCGGTCAGCATCAAGGTGCTGCTCGAGAGCGTGCTGCGCGAAGCGAACGACTACGACGTGCGCCGCGAGGACGTCGCCACCGTCGCCGGGTGGAAACCCGTCAACGAGGAAGTCGAGATTCCCTTCAAGCCCGCCCGCGTGATCCTCCAGGACTTCACCGGCGTGCCCGCCGTCGTGGACCTCGCCGCCATGCGCAGCGCCATGGTCAAACTCGGCGGCGACCCCAGCAAGATCAACCCGCTGATCCCCGTGGACCTCGTCATCGACCACTCCGTGCAGGTCGACGAGTTCGGCACCGACTTCGCCCTCGCCAACAACATGGCCCTCGAATTCGAACGCAACCGCGAACGCTACGAGTTCCTCCGCTGGGGCCAGCAGGCCTTCGACAACTTCGGCGTCGTGCCCCCCGCCTCGGGCATCGTGCACCAGGTCAACCTGGAGTACCTCGCCAAGGGCGTCCAGAGCCGCCCCGAGGACGACGGCGTCGTCGTGTACCCCGACAGCCTCGTCGGCACGGACAGCCACACCACCATGATCAACGGCCTGGGCATCGTCGGCTGGGGCGTCGGCGGCATCGAGGCCGAGGCCGTCATGCTCGGCCAGCCCATCTACATGCTGATGCCCGAAGTCATCGGCTTCAAGATCACCGGCGCCATGCCCGAAGGCGCGACCGCCACCGACCTCGCGCTGCGCGTCACCGAGATGCTGCGCGCCAAGGGCGTGGTCGGCAAGTTCGTCGAGTTCTACGGCGCGGGCCTCAGCAACATGACCCTCCCCGACCGCGCCACCATCGCCAACATGGCCCCCGAGTACGGCGCGACCATGGGCTTCTTCCCCGTGGACGACGAGGCGCTGCGCTACCTGCGCCGCACCGGCCGCCTCGAAACCGAGATCGAACTCGTCGAGGCGTACTACAAGGCCCAGGGCATGTACCGCACCGACGAGACGCCCGACCCCGTCTTCACCGACACCATCGAACTCGACCTGGGCACCATCGTGCCGTCCCTGGCTGGCCCCAAACGCCCCCAGGACCGCGTGGACCTGTCCAGCATGCACACCGTCTTCAACGAGGCCCTCACCGCGCCCGTCAAGGCCCGCGGCTTCGAACTGCCCGCCGACAAGCTCGGTGCCCAGGGCACCATCACCGGCACCGACCTCAAGATCGGGCACGGCGCCGTGACGCTCGCCAGCATCACCTCCTGCACGAACACCAGCAACCCCAGCGTCCTGATCGCCGCCGGCCTCGTCGCCAAGAAGGCCGTCGAACTGGGCCTGGACAGCAAACCCTGGGTCAAGACCAGCCTCGCCCCCGGCAGCCGCGTCGTCACCGAGTACCTCGAGGCCGCCGGCCTCCAGACGTACCTCGACCAGATCGGCTTCAACACCGTCGGCTACGGCTGCATGACCTGCATCGGCAACAGCGGCCCGCTGCCCGAACCCACCGTGGACGCCATCAACGAAGGTGACCTCGTCGTCGCCAGCGTCCTGAGCGGCAACCGCAACTTCGAAGGCCGCGTCAACCCGCACATCAAGGCCAACTACCTCGCTTCTCCCCCCCTGGTCGTCGCGTACGCCCTGGCCGGCACCGTCGTCAACGACATCGTGAACGACCCCATCGGCACCGGCAAGGACGGCCAGCCCGTGTACCTGCGCGACGTGTGGCCCACCACCGCCGAGATCCAGCAGGTCATGGACCAGGCCATCAACGCCGACATGTTCAAGAAGGTCTACGACGGCATCGAGAAGAGCAACCAGGACTGGAACGCCATCCCCGTCGCCGAGGGCGCGCTGTACGACTGGAAGGAAGACAGCACCTACATCCAGAACCCCCCCTTCTTCGACAACCTCGCCGGTGGCCCCAGCGACATCGTCAGCATCGAGGGCGCCCGCGCCCTGGTGAAGGTCGGCGACTCCGTCACCACCGACCACATCAGCCCCGCCGGCAGCTTCAAGAGCGACACCCCCGCCGGGAAGTTCCTCACGGAACGCGGCATCCTGCCCAAGGACTTCAACTCCTACGGCAGCCGCCGCGGCAACGACCGCATCATGACCCGCGGCACCTTCGCCAACATCCGCCTGAAGAACCAGCTCGCCCCCGGCACTGAAGGCGGCTTCACCACCGACTTCACCACCGGACAGGTCAGCTCCATCTACGACGCCTCGGTCAACTACAAGGCCAGCAACATCCCCCTCGTCATCTTCGCCGGTAAGGACTACGGCATGGGCAGCAGCCGCGACTGGGCCGCCAAGGGCACCTTCCTGCTCGGCGTGAAGGCCGTCATCGCCGAGAGCTTCGAGCGCATCCACCGCAGCAACCTCGTCGGCATGGGCGTCCTGCCCCTGCAGTACAAGAACGGTGAAACCGCCGAGAGCCTGGGCATCAACGGCGACGAGACGTTCGACGTCATCCTCCCCGGCGACCTCAAACCCCGCCAGGACGTCGACGTGAAGATCACCACCGCCGACGGCCAGAGCCGCACCATCACCGTCCAGTGCCGCATCGACACCCCCGTCGAAATCGACTACTACAAGAACGGCGGCATCCTCCAGACCGTGCTCCGCGGCATTCTCGCCAAGAGCAACGAAGTCAAAGCCTAA
- a CDS encoding Uma2 family endonuclease gives MTSSPLKKLSEAEYLSSEPLSPHRREYVDGFVYTLPADAPTAQAGATSRHGTVATNLVAALHAPARRIGCRVYASDMRVRIPTQGTRYYYPDLLITCEDIPDDARSTNAPRLIAEILSDSTQDTDRREKLWAYQQLPSLQGYLLVDTSVRAARLYTRTGTSWNEDYVEGTGTLTLPCANISVSLHEIYEGTAL, from the coding sequence ATGACCAGTTCGCCCCTGAAGAAACTCAGCGAGGCCGAATACCTGAGCAGCGAACCACTCAGCCCCCACCGCCGCGAGTACGTGGACGGCTTCGTGTACACCCTCCCCGCCGACGCCCCCACCGCGCAGGCCGGAGCGACCAGCCGACACGGCACGGTCGCCACGAACCTCGTCGCCGCCCTGCACGCCCCCGCCCGGCGCATCGGGTGCCGCGTGTACGCCAGCGACATGCGCGTCCGCATCCCCACCCAAGGCACCCGGTACTACTACCCCGATCTGCTGATCACCTGCGAGGACATCCCGGACGACGCCCGCTCCACGAATGCCCCGCGCCTGATCGCAGAGATTCTCAGCGACAGCACGCAGGACACCGACCGCCGCGAGAAACTCTGGGCATACCAGCAACTCCCCAGCCTCCAGGGGTACCTGCTGGTGGACACCAGCGTCCGCGCCGCCCGCCTCTACACCCGCACCGGCACCAGCTGGAACGAGGACTACGTGGAAGGAACGGGAACGCTGACGCTGCCGTGCGCGAACATCAGCGTTTCATTGCACGAGATATACGAGGGGACAGCGCTGTAA
- a CDS encoding DUF4388 domain-containing protein, translating to MTRSTSSLDTFDFLELLYLLSEQARTGVLYVYRPDGQFQAWLEAGRVRHLQFGVDDGVQALVRLMLDPKGRFHFDEGVTHSSPRLDATLDEVTLEALEAMPFQDLPFDGPARVTSPQRVARMRWSLKELDVLKQIDAQKPVSELAQDPETKRMLLKLFRIGLIVPRKTRVARLTVSITRQVQGVALVDELIFRRWKEDIVRHPQLVALRADDGQVYTLPVRMSANLATQIMIPADLLVRTTLRAGDSVLAKPV from the coding sequence ATGACCAGATCCACTTCCAGCCTCGATACCTTCGATTTCCTGGAGTTGCTGTACCTGCTCTCGGAGCAGGCGCGGACGGGCGTGCTGTACGTCTACCGTCCGGACGGGCAGTTCCAGGCGTGGCTGGAAGCCGGGCGGGTCCGGCACCTGCAGTTCGGAGTGGATGACGGCGTGCAGGCCCTCGTGCGGCTGATGTTGGATCCCAAGGGCCGGTTTCACTTCGATGAGGGGGTGACGCACAGCAGTCCACGCCTGGACGCCACGCTGGACGAGGTGACCCTCGAGGCGCTGGAGGCCATGCCGTTTCAGGACCTGCCGTTCGACGGTCCGGCGCGTGTCACGTCGCCGCAGCGGGTGGCGCGGATGCGCTGGAGCCTGAAGGAACTGGACGTCCTGAAGCAGATCGACGCGCAGAAACCCGTCTCGGAACTCGCGCAGGACCCCGAGACGAAACGCATGCTGCTGAAACTGTTCCGCATCGGGCTGATCGTGCCCCGCAAGACCCGCGTCGCGCGCCTGACTGTCTCGATCACCCGGCAGGTGCAGGGCGTGGCGCTCGTCGACGAGCTGATCTTCAGGCGCTGGAAGGAGGACATCGTGCGCCACCCGCAGCTCGTGGCGTTGCGGGCCGACGACGGGCAGGTGTACACCCTGCCCGTCCGGATGTCCGCCAACCTGGCCACGCAGATCATGATTCCGGCCGACCTGCTGGTCCGCACGACGCTGCGCGCCGGGGACAGCGTGCTGGCCAAACCCGTCTGA
- a CDS encoding L-threonylcarbamoyladenylate synthase has translation MNDDKNAEGRSGQDWHAQVDRAAARLLAGGVVAYPSETVWGLAAHPEHPAAIRRLYDLKGRAAQKPVQVSCLDRAAAQRLIRPQPALERLERFWPGPLTVVMPASADCPELLAPGGRVGVRIPDHPVALALLGRVGGVLATTSCNLSGQPAALTYAQARDMRLGDEVLPDGGYPALGLPSTVLTLPEGEVLRAGAVPEAALRAALAGPV, from the coding sequence ATGAATGACGACAAGAACGCAGAGGGCCGGTCCGGGCAGGACTGGCACGCGCAGGTGGACCGGGCGGCCGCGCGGCTCCTGGCGGGCGGTGTGGTCGCGTACCCCAGCGAGACGGTGTGGGGGCTGGCCGCCCACCCGGAGCATCCGGCCGCCATTCGCCGCCTGTACGACCTGAAGGGCCGCGCCGCGCAGAAGCCGGTGCAGGTGTCCTGCCTGGACCGTGCGGCGGCGCAGCGGCTGATCCGGCCGCAGCCGGCCCTGGAGCGGCTGGAACGGTTCTGGCCTGGACCGCTGACGGTGGTCATGCCGGCCAGCGCGGACTGCCCGGAACTGCTCGCGCCGGGCGGCCGGGTCGGGGTCCGCATTCCGGATCATCCGGTGGCGCTGGCGTTGCTGGGGCGGGTGGGCGGGGTGCTGGCGACCACCAGCTGCAACCTGAGCGGCCAGCCGGCCGCGCTGACCTACGCGCAGGCGCGCGACATGCGGCTGGGTGACGAGGTGTTGCCCGACGGCGGGTACCCGGCGCTGGGCCTCCCGAGTACGGTGCTGACGCTGCCGGAAGGCGAGGTGCTGCGCGCGGGGGCCGTGCCGGAAGCGGCGCTGCGGGCTGCACTGGCAGGGCCCGTGTGA
- the scpB gene encoding SMC-Scp complex subunit ScpB codes for MSGAPSLGALIGAALLAAGRPVQVRELAGVLGVPEDAALREVQAFTARLQAADMGFAVEAVAGGYRLVVPGPLSGHLAPLLAPPPLPPLSGAALEVLAVIAYRQPVTRAEIEAMRGGSAGTVVTLQERELVKVVGRSDAVGGPLLYGTTERFLLEFGLTGLEDLPPLENANFSHLLRS; via the coding sequence ATGAGTGGCGCGCCCTCCCTGGGCGCGCTGATCGGCGCGGCGCTGCTCGCGGCCGGACGGCCGGTGCAGGTCCGGGAACTCGCGGGGGTGCTGGGCGTCCCGGAGGACGCGGCGCTGCGTGAGGTGCAGGCGTTCACGGCGCGCCTGCAGGCGGCGGACATGGGCTTTGCCGTGGAGGCGGTCGCGGGCGGGTACCGGCTGGTGGTGCCGGGCCCGCTGTCCGGGCACCTGGCGCCGCTGCTGGCCCCGCCGCCCCTGCCGCCCCTGAGCGGCGCGGCGCTGGAGGTGCTGGCCGTGATCGCCTACCGGCAGCCCGTGACCCGTGCGGAGATCGAGGCGATGCGCGGCGGCAGCGCCGGCACGGTCGTGACCCTGCAGGAACGTGAACTGGTGAAGGTGGTGGGGCGTTCGGACGCGGTGGGCGGGCCGCTGCTGTACGGCACCACGGAGCGGTTCCTGCTGGAATTCGGTCTGACCGGCCTTGAGGACCTGCCGCCCCTGGAGAACGCGAACTTCTCGCACCTGCTGCGCAGCTGA
- a CDS encoding type II secretion system F family protein gives MPVFEYRVRDRSGKVLKSQMEAETANQVRDALRAKNLMIVEIKAPKSGLNADIKIPFLDNQPPNLKQIAIFSKQLATLINAGVPLVQSLAILQKQIEHKGFQNVVKNMRTDVEAGTPLSDAIVKYPKIFNRLYVNLVRAGETSGTLDSVLERIAAFQEKDLALRGKLKSALTYPVVVLVFAILITYFLLTTIVPQFANILSQLNAPLPLITRVLMAVSDFLKHSTLIIVAIVAAITYAYRWYYKTPKGRMIIDDIKLKIPVFGNLVQKSAIASFARTFGLLISSGVNIIESLEITKGTANNAIVEDSIENAKNVVMVGEQMSSSLATSKVFPPMVVSMISIGEETGSLDNMLGKVGDFYDREVDEAVDSMTAAIEPLMIVFLGGIVGVIVAGMFLPMFAIIGQLSQ, from the coding sequence ATGCCCGTCTTCGAATACCGAGTGCGTGACCGCTCCGGCAAGGTGCTGAAATCCCAGATGGAAGCCGAGACGGCCAACCAGGTCCGGGACGCCCTGCGCGCCAAGAACCTGATGATCGTCGAGATCAAGGCCCCCAAATCGGGCCTGAACGCCGACATCAAGATTCCCTTCCTGGACAACCAGCCACCAAATCTCAAACAGATTGCGATCTTCAGCAAGCAGCTCGCCACGCTGATCAACGCCGGCGTGCCGCTCGTGCAGTCCCTGGCCATCCTGCAGAAGCAGATCGAGCACAAGGGCTTCCAGAACGTCGTGAAGAACATGCGCACCGACGTGGAAGCCGGCACGCCCCTGAGCGACGCCATCGTCAAGTACCCGAAGATCTTCAACCGCCTGTACGTGAACCTCGTGCGGGCCGGCGAGACCAGCGGCACACTCGACTCGGTCCTGGAACGCATCGCGGCCTTCCAGGAAAAAGACCTCGCCCTGCGAGGCAAACTGAAGAGCGCCCTGACCTACCCGGTCGTGGTGCTCGTCTTCGCGATCCTGATCACGTACTTCCTGCTGACCACCATCGTGCCGCAGTTCGCGAACATCCTCTCTCAGCTCAACGCGCCGCTGCCGCTGATCACGCGCGTCCTGATGGCCGTGTCGGATTTCCTGAAGCACTCGACCCTGATCATCGTCGCCATCGTCGCGGCCATCACGTATGCCTACCGCTGGTACTACAAGACCCCGAAGGGCCGGATGATCATCGACGACATCAAACTCAAAATTCCGGTCTTCGGGAACCTCGTGCAGAAAAGCGCGATCGCGTCCTTCGCCCGCACCTTCGGCCTGCTGATCAGCAGTGGCGTGAACATCATCGAGAGCCTCGAGATCACCAAGGGCACCGCGAACAACGCCATCGTCGAAGACAGCATCGAGAACGCCAAGAACGTCGTGATGGTCGGTGAACAGATGAGTTCCAGCCTCGCGACCAGTAAGGTCTTCCCGCCCATGGTCGTCAGCATGATCTCCATCGGCGAGGAAACCGGCTCGCTGGACAACATGCTCGGCAAGGTCGGGGACTTCTACGACCGCGAAGTCGACGAGGCCGTCGACAGCATGACGGCCGCCATCGAACCGCTGATGATCGTCTTCCTGGGCGGCATCGTCGGCGTGATCGTCGCCGGGATGTTCCTCCCCATGTTCGCCATCATCGGCCAGCTCAGCCAGTAA
- a CDS encoding HNH endonuclease, whose product MGRKDREQASWVEDTRTVPLDVCVLCGREGEMTDHHLVPKSQGRRQGVKLGEIPTVKMCAACQGFLSKTFSNSQLANELNTVEAILARDEVQKFVKWVQKQPLTKGVRVH is encoded by the coding sequence ATGGGTCGTAAGGATCGGGAGCAGGCGAGCTGGGTCGAGGACACGCGCACGGTTCCGCTGGACGTGTGCGTACTGTGCGGGCGGGAAGGGGAGATGACGGATCATCACCTCGTCCCCAAATCGCAGGGGCGGCGGCAGGGCGTGAAACTGGGCGAGATTCCCACCGTGAAGATGTGCGCGGCCTGCCAGGGGTTCCTGAGTAAGACGTTCAGCAACTCGCAGCTCGCAAACGAGCTGAACACCGTGGAAGCGATTCTGGCGCGTGATGAAGTGCAGAAGTTCGTGAAGTGGGTGCAGAAGCAACCGCTGACGAAGGGTGTGCGCGTTCACTGA